One segment of Candidatus Pantoea bituminis DNA contains the following:
- a CDS encoding SfnB family sulfur acquisition oxidoreductase, which produces MTNPFDFPEVIQAAVLTEDDKAIQAARSLAEKAKVGAVARDQQRIYPRELLDQFTWIGLGSISVPRAFGGGGLSYQTLAEVFRLISASDPSLGQIPQNHFGLIQFILGEGSAAQQQKLLQAVVSGKRLGNGGPEKNTRHTRDVQARLLSTEQGLRLTGEKFYSTGALFADILVTTALQDNGLPTMAFIPLPAEGVQIIDDWSGIGQRTTASGTVRLEQVAVDPALIIPLPSAEKPTLRGAVSQLIQAAIDAGIAQGALDDALEFVRSSSRPWVDANVERNADDPYLLADIGRISTELSAANALLKRAAKVLDNIDPLALSVENSARASIAVAEAKVLTTDIALRASEKLLEWGGSRATLLRHGLDRHWRNARTHTLHDPVRWKTHAIGHYYLNAVYPTRHAWI; this is translated from the coding sequence ATGACAAACCCTTTCGATTTCCCCGAAGTAATCCAGGCGGCTGTGCTGACCGAGGATGATAAGGCGATTCAGGCAGCACGTTCTTTGGCCGAAAAGGCGAAAGTCGGTGCAGTAGCGCGCGATCAGCAACGGATTTATCCACGTGAACTGCTCGATCAGTTCACGTGGATTGGTTTAGGTAGCATCAGCGTACCGCGCGCTTTTGGCGGCGGCGGGCTGAGTTATCAAACCCTGGCTGAAGTGTTTCGCCTGATTTCTGCCAGCGATCCGTCGCTTGGACAGATTCCGCAAAACCACTTTGGGTTAATTCAGTTCATTCTGGGTGAAGGCAGCGCAGCGCAGCAGCAGAAACTGTTGCAAGCGGTGGTGAGTGGCAAACGGCTCGGCAACGGCGGCCCGGAAAAGAACACCCGACATACCCGCGATGTTCAGGCTCGACTGCTGAGCACCGAACAAGGTTTGCGGTTAACCGGCGAGAAATTCTATTCAACCGGCGCACTGTTCGCCGACATTCTGGTCACCACCGCGCTCCAGGATAACGGCCTGCCGACAATGGCTTTTATTCCATTGCCCGCCGAAGGGGTACAGATCATCGATGACTGGTCTGGCATCGGTCAGCGCACCACCGCCAGCGGTACGGTGCGGCTGGAGCAGGTTGCGGTCGATCCCGCGTTGATCATCCCTTTGCCATCAGCGGAAAAACCGACGCTGCGCGGTGCGGTATCTCAGCTAATTCAGGCAGCCATCGATGCAGGCATCGCGCAAGGCGCACTGGATGATGCGCTGGAATTTGTGCGCAGTAGTTCACGTCCTTGGGTGGATGCCAATGTCGAACGCAATGCGGATGATCCTTACCTTCTTGCCGATATCGGACGCATTAGCACCGAGCTGAGTGCCGCCAATGCGTTACTTAAGCGTGCGGCTAAGGTACTCGATAACATCGATCCGTTGGCGCTCAGTGTTGAAAACAGTGCGCGTGCCTCCATTGCGGTCGCCGAGGCCAAAGTCTTGACCACCGACATCGCTCTACGCGCCAGTGAAAAATTGCTGGAGTGGGGCGGCAGCCGCGCCACGTTGCTACGTCATGGATTGGATCGCCATTGGCGCAATGCGCGCACCCACACCTTGCACGATCCGGTGCGTTGGAAAACACATGCTATTGGTCACTATTACCTCAACGCGGTCTACCCAACGCGCCACGCCTGGATTTAA
- a CDS encoding autotransporter outer membrane beta-barrel domain-containing protein — MELVSRRNGYRAAERGGVAKRQGWAASLESGYPFEFAHGIRFEPQAQLTWLRLNMENFTDSDRTRVSYDDYDQTIGRLGARLARTWQDDSKRLYTPYLRANYFRGWGGTAKVNIGSTGSDINQNFDSGKFGQMWDVGIGGSASLKRDVSFYAEADYRKEIDGNGAKGWRYNAGVRWSF, encoded by the coding sequence ATGGAGCTGGTATCGCGGCGAAACGGATATCGCGCGGCAGAAAGAGGTGGCGTCGCCAAAAGGCAAGGGTGGGCCGCGTCGCTGGAATCGGGCTATCCTTTTGAGTTTGCTCACGGCATACGATTCGAACCGCAGGCACAGCTAACCTGGCTGCGTTTAAACATGGAAAACTTTACCGACAGCGATCGCACCCGCGTTTCTTATGATGATTATGATCAAACCATTGGCCGACTAGGCGCACGCCTCGCTCGCACCTGGCAGGACGACAGCAAGCGTCTCTATACACCGTACCTGCGTGCGAACTATTTTCGCGGCTGGGGTGGAACGGCGAAAGTGAACATCGGTTCAACCGGCAGCGACATCAATCAAAACTTTGACAGCGGAAAGTTCGGGCAGATGTGGGATGTAGGCATTGGCGGATCGGCATCGTTGAAGCGTGATGTTTCGTTCTATGCCGAGGCAGATTACCGTAAAGAGATTGACGGAAATGGCGCTAAAGGCTGGCGTTATAACGCCGGTGTTCGCTGGTCATTTTGA
- a CDS encoding cupin domain-containing protein translates to MSSDSGKTVTSETLLNSGKAWNGQVIENYPTGKPEITLMKMTIPAHSELPWHTHPIPNTAFVVSGSLTVEDKFSGESKTFNAGEAFNESIDIAHRGYTTNEPTDLIIFYAGAEGMELSIPLPGEESEY, encoded by the coding sequence ATGAGCAGTGATTCAGGAAAAACGGTGACAAGTGAAACGTTATTAAATAGCGGTAAAGCGTGGAACGGACAGGTGATTGAAAACTACCCGACGGGAAAACCTGAGATTACACTAATGAAAATGACCATTCCGGCTCATTCTGAGTTACCGTGGCATACGCACCCTATCCCTAATACCGCCTTCGTCGTTTCGGGTTCGCTTACCGTTGAGGATAAATTCTCCGGTGAGTCGAAAACCTTCAATGCAGGAGAAGCCTTTAATGAGTCCATCGATATTGCTCATCGCGGCTATACAACCAATGAACCCACTGATCTTATTATATTTTATGCAGGTGCCGAAGGTATGGAGCTCTCGATTCCTCTGCCAGGCGAGGAATCTGAGTACTAA
- a CDS encoding YnfU family zinc-binding protein has translation MTWLNRIFDNLQQHEVNSQCPVCKKFSKQSSTKRDRGQAVLCPHCKSLFIMTE, from the coding sequence ATGACATGGCTAAATCGAATATTTGATAACTTACAACAGCATGAAGTTAATTCTCAGTGCCCGGTGTGTAAGAAGTTTTCTAAACAGTCTTCAACTAAACGAGATCGTGGGCAAGCCGTATTATGTCCTCATTGTAAATCTCTGTTTATCATGACGGAATAA